A section of the Thermotoga caldifontis AZM44c09 genome encodes:
- a CDS encoding PIG-L deacetylase family protein codes for MEQFVRKLKGMMKLPDFDSLGKVMCVQPHPDDADISMGGTVAKLSKKGVRVYYVTVTDGSAGTLDESLMGERLAQIRKKEQEKAAEILGVHELIWLGFEDLGDYSVEQVRVKLVEVLRKVEPDVVFTVDPFTPYEVHPDHIKCGMSTSQAVSLYRLPKLLPGTSKHAVAAISFFNTAFPNTFYPIDQEHLNKKFQAISQHKSQFDEKSLQTLFFYLTEKSKAYSPVEGQLVEPFKTLPPVALHVISEAYRL; via the coding sequence TTGGAACAGTTCGTGCGAAAGCTCAAGGGTATGATGAAGCTTCCAGATTTCGATTCGCTCGGTAAAGTGATGTGTGTACAACCGCATCCGGACGATGCCGACATTTCCATGGGTGGCACGGTCGCCAAACTCTCGAAAAAAGGTGTCAGGGTCTACTACGTAACGGTGACGGACGGCTCGGCGGGGACGCTCGACGAATCGCTGATGGGTGAAAGACTTGCTCAGATCAGAAAAAAGGAACAAGAAAAGGCTGCGGAAATACTGGGTGTGCACGAACTGATCTGGCTCGGTTTCGAAGACCTTGGAGATTATTCTGTCGAACAGGTGCGCGTGAAACTGGTTGAAGTTTTGAGAAAAGTTGAACCAGACGTGGTCTTCACGGTCGATCCCTTCACACCTTACGAGGTGCACCCGGATCACATCAAGTGCGGCATGTCCACTTCGCAGGCGGTGAGTCTGTACAGACTGCCGAAATTACTTCCAGGCACTTCGAAGCACGCAGTGGCTGCGATTTCCTTCTTCAACACGGCGTTTCCGAACACTTTTTATCCCATCGATCAGGAACATCTGAACAAGAAGTTCCAGGCCATTTCACAGCACAAAAGTCAGTTCGATGAGAAATCTCTGCAGACTTTGTTCTTCTATCTGACCGAGAAGAGCAAGGCGTACTCACCGGTGGAGGGTCAGCTGGTAGAACCTTTCAAAACTCTCCCGCCTGTAGCACTCCATGTGATCAGCGAGGCGTACAGGCTTTGA
- a CDS encoding class I SAM-dependent methyltransferase: MSFKDVFAEIAQDYESWYETPLGSFVIKEEEKALKKLLPAGERLLEIGAGTGWWLRRLNYPVMVAVEPSKTMFEIGRRNVPSARWICAEGEELPLHDDSFDVVLIFTTLEFVQDPQKVLNESLRVLKRNGALVVGILNGLSSWVALYRKLADRGVKPWSHARFYTKEDLIELLGPCESEAEAVFLSPNASPPYEEANLAGVKAGNCGAIYVARWRKK; this comes from the coding sequence ATGAGCTTCAAAGATGTTTTCGCTGAAATCGCCCAGGACTACGAAAGCTGGTACGAAACTCCCTTAGGTTCCTTCGTGATAAAGGAAGAAGAGAAAGCGTTGAAGAAACTACTTCCCGCGGGCGAAAGACTCCTCGAAATCGGCGCTGGAACTGGTTGGTGGTTGAGAAGATTGAACTATCCGGTCATGGTCGCTGTAGAACCGTCCAAAACCATGTTCGAAATCGGAAGGAGGAACGTACCTTCGGCCCGGTGGATCTGTGCTGAGGGTGAAGAACTACCCCTGCACGATGATAGCTTCGATGTTGTCCTCATCTTCACAACGCTCGAGTTCGTTCAGGATCCCCAAAAAGTTCTGAACGAATCGCTGAGGGTTCTGAAACGAAATGGAGCCCTGGTGGTCGGCATTCTGAACGGCTTATCCTCATGGGTGGCGCTGTATCGCAAGCTCGCAGACAGAGGTGTCAAACCCTGGTCTCACGCTCGATTTTACACAAAGGAAGATCTCATCGAACTGCTTGGACCGTGTGAATCCGAAGCGGAGGCAGTTTTCCTCTCCCCAAACGCCTCTCCACCTTACGAAGAAGCCAACCTCGCGGGTGTGAAAGCCGGAAACTGCGGGGCGATCTACGTAGCGAGGTGGAGAAAGAAATGA
- a CDS encoding ABC transporter permease yields MLEMLKEAFRSIAHNKLRTALSMIGIIIGVAAVIGVVSVAEGTSRSIRQSLTSIGSNLILVTAGFTRGGGGRVATALTETLEKEDADRIAQLCPSVRYVTPIQQGNFIVQYERQNSMATVLAARAVLFDMLNVKLAQGEFFDSSDERRRVAVIGKEVADELFPDGNALGQTVRITSGSIRQTYTIVGVLEKSGNLLFLNPDRSIIVPFSSAENRLFRRRNVSMIVAQAVSENLANQAVAEIDSVLFEKFKDEQRYRIVSQDALLETVNQTMAMLSFMLGSIAGISLLVGGIGIMNIMLVTVTERTREIGIRKAIGASRRHILLQFLLESIVLTSVAGLLGIAAGFGLSKLIASIGSVQTAVTPGVVLIAVSVSILVGLFFGVWPAVRASKLDPVEALRYE; encoded by the coding sequence ATGCTTGAAATGCTGAAAGAGGCCTTTCGTTCCATCGCGCACAACAAACTGCGTACCGCCCTGTCCATGATAGGGATCATCATAGGTGTGGCGGCCGTCATAGGCGTCGTTTCGGTCGCCGAGGGTACGAGCAGGAGCATCAGGCAGTCTTTGACGTCCATAGGTTCGAACCTCATACTCGTCACGGCCGGGTTCACGAGGGGTGGAGGTGGACGCGTCGCCACGGCACTCACAGAAACTCTCGAAAAGGAAGATGCTGACAGGATAGCCCAGCTCTGTCCTTCCGTCAGGTACGTGACGCCAATCCAGCAGGGAAACTTCATCGTTCAGTACGAACGACAGAACAGCATGGCAACTGTTTTAGCTGCGAGAGCGGTGTTGTTCGACATGTTAAACGTCAAACTCGCCCAGGGAGAATTCTTTGACAGCTCGGATGAAAGACGTCGTGTGGCAGTCATAGGGAAAGAAGTCGCAGACGAACTTTTCCCTGACGGCAACGCTCTGGGACAGACTGTGAGGATCACGAGCGGTTCCATCAGACAGACCTACACCATCGTAGGTGTGCTCGAGAAAAGTGGAAACCTCCTGTTCCTCAATCCAGACAGATCGATCATAGTGCCCTTCTCGTCCGCCGAGAACAGGCTCTTCAGAAGGAGAAACGTCTCGATGATAGTCGCCCAGGCCGTCTCAGAAAACCTGGCGAACCAGGCGGTCGCGGAGATAGATTCCGTTCTGTTCGAGAAGTTCAAAGACGAACAGAGATACAGGATAGTGAGCCAGGACGCGCTCCTGGAGACTGTGAACCAGACGATGGCCATGTTGAGCTTCATGCTGGGTAGCATCGCTGGCATCTCGCTACTCGTGGGTGGCATAGGCATAATGAACATAATGCTCGTTACGGTCACAGAGAGAACCAGAGAGATTGGCATTCGGAAAGCCATCGGAGCCAGTCGAAGGCACATTTTGCTCCAGTTCCTGCTCGAGTCGATCGTGCTCACTTCCGTTGCGGGACTGCTGGGCATTGCAGCGGGTTTTGGCCTATCCAAGCTCATAGCGAGCATCGGCTCGGTACAAACCGCCGTGACACCAGGTGTGGTCCTCATAGCCGTTTCCGTCTCCATCCTTGTGGGTCTGTTCTTCGGTGTCTGGCCGGCCGTGAGGGCGTCAAAACTCGATCCGGTGGAGGCGCTCAGGTACGAATGA
- a CDS encoding ABC transporter ATP-binding protein, producing the protein MAEIIRVENVRKIYRMGETEVRALDGVSLTVEEGEFLIVMGPSGSGKTTLLHLMGCLDKPTEGEIYIASTPVSKLSDAQLAKVRNKMIGFVFQQFNLLSRLTALENVELPMIYAGVPKSLRRKKAKELLELVGLGDRLHHRPTQLSGGQMQRVAIARALANDPVVLLADEPTGNLDSKSGEEILKIFSELNERGQTVVIVTHDPEVASRGDRIIRMRDGKIVAEEVNAHA; encoded by the coding sequence GTGGCCGAGATCATAAGGGTCGAGAACGTCAGGAAGATATACAGGATGGGTGAAACCGAGGTCAGGGCGCTGGACGGTGTGAGCCTGACGGTTGAAGAAGGGGAGTTCCTGATCGTGATGGGACCGTCTGGGAGCGGCAAGACCACCCTGCTCCATCTGATGGGCTGTCTCGATAAACCCACCGAGGGCGAGATATACATCGCTTCGACGCCCGTATCAAAACTGAGCGATGCACAGCTCGCGAAAGTGAGGAACAAAATGATCGGGTTCGTCTTTCAACAGTTCAACCTGCTCTCCCGTTTGACCGCCCTCGAGAACGTTGAACTGCCAATGATCTACGCGGGTGTTCCGAAGTCACTGAGGCGCAAGAAGGCTAAAGAGCTGCTCGAACTGGTCGGACTCGGAGACAGATTGCACCACAGACCGACACAGCTGTCCGGAGGCCAGATGCAGAGGGTCGCCATAGCGAGGGCGCTCGCGAACGATCCCGTCGTACTGCTCGCGGATGAACCGACCGGGAACCTGGATTCGAAGAGTGGAGAAGAAATATTGAAGATCTTCTCCGAATTGAACGAGAGGGGCCAGACCGTGGTCATAGTCACACACGATCCTGAAGTTGCCAGCCGGGGAGACAGGATAATTCGCATGCGCGACGGCAAGATCGTGGCCGAAGAGGTGAACGCGCATGCTTGA
- a CDS encoding efflux RND transporter periplasmic adaptor subunit, translated as MRRVRWIVLILLVSFMFVSCNRNTAQTSTVEVSEYVVSKTNLTDTVTVSGTVQAREYADIKPFVSGIVKRVYVSKGDSVKAGDVIVELDDAEYRLAYIKALQNYETAKNSGSKLLIQQREIELELAKRDLENCKIVSPINGVITSIDIKEGDLVSSGKIVGRVVNLEKLYVSASVDEVDYPKIALGQTATVSFGAIEGLNVSARVTYISSVAETSQGIVVVPIELDLMNVNVPQLGSRLSQMSEEERAQLQQRLQQLRTQFTTGQQIPQRQQQRTSQTQQTQNSKIIPGLSCEVNIITMSKENVLAVPANAVKFSSGKAYVTVKKSDGTTEEREIVLGVRTSNFYEVVEGLQKGEVVLVTGRTTTNRTQNVPPTVFFRP; from the coding sequence GTGCGCAGAGTACGCTGGATCGTTCTGATCCTCTTAGTTTCTTTCATGTTCGTATCCTGCAACAGGAACACGGCACAGACGAGCACAGTTGAGGTGAGCGAGTATGTGGTTTCGAAAACGAACTTGACCGATACTGTAACGGTCTCTGGCACCGTCCAGGCGAGAGAGTACGCAGACATCAAACCGTTCGTGTCCGGCATAGTTAAAAGAGTGTACGTGTCCAAAGGTGACAGCGTCAAGGCTGGGGATGTGATAGTCGAACTGGACGACGCTGAATACAGGCTCGCGTACATAAAGGCCCTTCAGAACTATGAGACGGCGAAGAATTCTGGCTCAAAGCTTTTGATCCAGCAGCGTGAGATAGAACTCGAACTGGCGAAGAGGGACCTCGAAAACTGCAAAATCGTCAGTCCAATAAACGGTGTGATCACTTCGATCGACATCAAGGAAGGCGATCTGGTCAGTTCCGGAAAGATCGTCGGCAGGGTTGTGAACCTGGAAAAGCTTTACGTCTCGGCTTCCGTGGATGAAGTCGATTATCCGAAGATCGCTCTGGGACAAACCGCAACGGTCAGTTTCGGCGCGATAGAAGGTTTGAATGTCAGCGCGAGGGTGACCTACATATCGAGCGTGGCAGAAACCTCGCAGGGAATCGTGGTTGTTCCCATCGAACTCGATCTGATGAACGTGAATGTTCCACAGCTCGGTAGCAGACTCAGCCAGATGAGCGAAGAAGAAAGAGCACAGCTGCAGCAGAGATTACAGCAATTGAGAACACAGTTCACCACAGGCCAACAGATACCTCAGAGGCAGCAGCAACGTACCTCTCAAACTCAACAAACTCAAAACTCCAAGATCATTCCCGGACTTTCCTGTGAAGTCAACATCATCACGATGAGCAAGGAGAACGTGCTGGCTGTGCCAGCCAACGCCGTCAAATTTTCTTCTGGAAAGGCCTATGTCACCGTCAAGAAATCTGATGGTACGACGGAGGAAAGAGAGATCGTTCTGGGCGTGAGAACGAGCAACTTCTACGAAGTTGTGGAAGGCCTCCAGAAAGGTGAGGTCGTGCTCGTGACCGGCAGAACGACGACCAACCGGACACAGAACGTTCCTCCCACCGTTTTCTTCAGACCGTGA
- a CDS encoding TolC family protein, whose product MIKKVLLLLLLPGLVLASFLDEVQKNLQNDVNYLSAKLSYEEAVFQVRKDKNILIPYVGLDKFTVSASISDSDLTYTVNVPLSITFSNVAGFNFSISNSWTYSSSKEEWSDSGWTFSVSRSLFSNFDLDQLEKQKNLFDTSWKLLSAKNNVFVNTANDVFNSYYYAKKLEITSKRLQLLNEQMEELRKAYEAGSVAYEDIISTQKQLQNLVLQLEKIRQTRSGVSKDYPQTVLDTMMNQLRRLTSELPDEQEALETVKSRYDAQASYIALQIAKKQSERSYQTWLPNPTLSAGLKLKEEGYSVSLGFSFSYDLIDRGERSHAYRTTQSRFNLQSVSYEEKLRSLEKAVKDAYASMRIAEISKQVSGLDLELKKMNLDRLNRKREFVSEQDLESALLDVEEAELELFKTEFDLLMSKVNLLTVLGFDLIELLGGA is encoded by the coding sequence GTGATCAAAAAGGTCCTTCTGCTGTTGTTACTGCCAGGTCTCGTACTGGCTTCCTTTCTGGACGAGGTTCAGAAGAATCTGCAGAACGATGTGAACTACCTTTCTGCAAAGCTCTCTTACGAAGAAGCAGTTTTTCAGGTTCGGAAAGACAAAAACATATTGATACCTTACGTTGGGTTGGATAAATTCACTGTCAGTGCATCGATTTCCGACAGCGATTTGACTTACACTGTGAACGTACCGCTCTCGATAACCTTTTCGAACGTCGCGGGGTTCAACTTCTCCATCTCGAACAGCTGGACGTATTCCTCGTCGAAAGAAGAATGGAGCGATTCTGGCTGGACGTTCTCCGTTTCCAGGAGTTTGTTTTCAAACTTCGATCTGGACCAGCTCGAAAAGCAGAAGAATCTCTTCGACACGAGCTGGAAACTTCTGTCTGCGAAGAACAACGTCTTTGTGAACACCGCAAACGACGTTTTCAACAGCTACTATTACGCGAAGAAGCTCGAAATCACCTCGAAAAGGCTCCAGCTCCTGAACGAGCAGATGGAAGAATTGAGAAAAGCTTACGAGGCCGGGAGCGTCGCTTATGAAGATATAATCAGCACTCAAAAACAACTGCAGAACCTCGTTCTGCAACTTGAAAAGATCAGGCAGACCAGATCAGGCGTATCGAAAGACTATCCACAGACCGTTCTGGATACGATGATGAACCAGCTGCGCCGGCTCACATCTGAGCTTCCGGACGAACAGGAGGCACTTGAAACCGTCAAATCGCGGTACGACGCTCAGGCTTCTTACATCGCTCTTCAGATCGCCAAGAAACAGAGCGAAAGGTCTTACCAGACCTGGCTACCGAACCCGACCCTGAGCGCGGGACTGAAACTGAAGGAAGAGGGTTACTCCGTATCGCTCGGTTTTTCGTTCAGCTATGATCTAATCGACAGGGGTGAAAGATCACACGCTTACAGAACAACCCAGAGCAGGTTCAACCTGCAGAGCGTCAGCTACGAAGAAAAACTGCGAAGTTTAGAGAAAGCGGTGAAGGATGCGTACGCTTCGATGAGGATCGCGGAGATTTCGAAACAGGTCAGTGGGCTCGATCTGGAACTGAAGAAAATGAATCTGGATAGGTTGAACAGAAAGAGAGAGTTCGTCTCAGAGCAGGATCTCGAATCGGCATTGCTCGACGTCGAAGAAGCTGAACTCGAGCTCTTCAAGACGGAGTTCGACCTGCTGATGAGCAAGGTGAACCTTTTGACGGTTCTGGGGTTCGACCTGATTGAGCTTTTGGGAGGTGCTTGA
- a CDS encoding TolC family protein: MKRAVVVMLVVFVCSMFAGIIDALESAKSNSPAYLKLTLDREQAEDDYQKALLEARNKRQELSAQLSKMRADNTYRESLKSFVSDFLDTYFGVLDSQLALEIAQLNLQIAQIDYKEKKDLYDRGVGTLQDVKNASATLIEAEKDVDTAKLSVEQAKRDLQVLVGEKFEVKEPAKLNLNFSLPTVDELMDRSLTLAMARLNVQIAQMDLEGLVNPSQYTKNQYERNLKKAQADVQAYLLSLRKSYENQVQTVRNAIKSIQAQMEKIEVAKLQLDTVQKNFSAGVASERDVLNAKLSYTNARRTFLSQLKSLLKNVCNVYIDAELDFSKVLSTILGE; the protein is encoded by the coding sequence ATGAAGCGCGCCGTTGTTGTAATGCTCGTGGTGTTCGTTTGTTCGATGTTCGCAGGCATTATCGATGCTTTGGAAAGCGCCAAGAGCAACAGTCCGGCGTATTTGAAACTCACGCTGGACCGCGAACAGGCGGAGGACGATTACCAGAAGGCGTTGCTGGAAGCGAGGAACAAGAGGCAGGAACTTTCAGCCCAGCTTTCGAAAATGAGGGCCGACAACACATACAGAGAATCCCTGAAGAGTTTCGTGAGCGACTTTCTTGACACTTATTTTGGTGTGCTCGACTCACAGCTGGCGCTCGAAATAGCCCAGCTGAATCTGCAGATCGCACAGATCGATTACAAAGAAAAGAAAGACCTTTACGACAGAGGTGTTGGCACGCTCCAGGACGTCAAGAACGCGAGCGCCACACTGATAGAAGCGGAAAAGGATGTCGATACCGCGAAACTATCAGTGGAACAGGCGAAACGAGATCTTCAGGTGCTCGTGGGAGAAAAGTTCGAAGTGAAGGAACCGGCGAAGCTGAACCTGAACTTCTCTCTGCCCACAGTCGATGAACTCATGGACAGATCGCTCACGCTCGCCATGGCCAGGCTGAACGTTCAGATCGCACAGATGGACCTCGAAGGTTTGGTGAACCCGTCGCAGTACACGAAGAATCAGTACGAAAGGAATCTGAAGAAAGCCCAGGCCGACGTTCAGGCGTATCTGCTGTCGCTGAGAAAATCCTACGAAAACCAGGTCCAGACCGTTCGAAACGCCATCAAATCGATCCAGGCACAGATGGAAAAGATCGAGGTCGCGAAACTGCAGCTCGACACCGTTCAAAAGAATTTCTCCGCAGGTGTGGCGTCTGAACGGGACGTGCTGAACGCGAAGCTCTCCTACACGAACGCAAGAAGAACGTTCCTCTCGCAGTTGAAATCTCTTTTGAAGAACGTGTGCAATGTGTACATCGACGCGGAACTCGATTTCTCCAAGGTCCTCTCGACGATCCTTGGAGAGTGA
- a CDS encoding DUF2207 domain-containing protein — protein sequence MRRILPFILGAVLFSILIFFTSLPQTDLFELEQMDYTLLMRSDGTADVTEVFTMKFKKPFRYVTWALDMPEGVSIEDFRYELIQGPPLMGGVRLNRISQSSVNLLFQFSRSMEEYVQTPPGGLTVQLKLSYTVKNLLIHGKDFTQLFIKYLGEAPTTVKKLNVRMVFPPEFGEPRVYHHPWGLRVSSKDGRIEEFTFRNVPPNSFVEGRYVFPKLSSIQDVRYQDVSLQEILKYERDYTLKNAFGLALTATYTLFVVFFPFYLYKKFGTEFSVTYDAEYEREIPYSDPPDVVNGVVKRLCSLPDEDGLNALLLNAVKEKRAEFITSQNGQIVGVSFATNSDDPLLKIFDGFIHDGKLDFDAFKKAVQREPNARKFLASYRKWQQSVFNEIKERNLMDEKGNRIAKSFAAFFALFVPILVLILTSRLDPAFRTLFDYVRMCMFLCISAGITVLSMKKDVFSRWTKEGLLYYLRWKNFEKFLLDFSALSSYPPASVAIWDEYIVYAAALGIAKAVAENFKKLNPPGESRVASAVVVQPAMLDTIPATIRTAAQTVSKASSSSSGGFKGGGVGSGAGGSRIGAG from the coding sequence ATGAGGAGAATCCTGCCATTCATCCTTGGGGCGGTTCTGTTCTCCATCTTGATCTTCTTCACGAGTCTTCCCCAAACAGATCTCTTCGAACTTGAACAGATGGACTACACACTGCTCATGCGGTCGGACGGAACCGCGGATGTCACGGAAGTCTTCACGATGAAATTCAAAAAGCCCTTCCGCTACGTCACCTGGGCCCTGGACATGCCCGAAGGCGTCTCAATAGAAGACTTTCGCTACGAGCTGATCCAAGGTCCACCCCTGATGGGTGGGGTTCGGCTGAACAGGATCAGTCAAAGCAGTGTCAACCTCCTGTTCCAGTTCAGCCGTTCTATGGAAGAGTACGTTCAAACACCGCCTGGTGGACTCACCGTTCAGCTGAAGCTCAGCTACACTGTTAAGAATTTGCTGATTCACGGAAAGGACTTCACCCAGCTGTTCATAAAGTATCTTGGAGAAGCTCCGACAACCGTGAAGAAACTCAACGTGAGGATGGTTTTTCCCCCAGAGTTCGGTGAGCCGAGGGTTTATCACCATCCCTGGGGTCTTCGGGTGAGTTCTAAAGACGGCAGGATCGAGGAGTTCACCTTCAGGAACGTTCCTCCGAACAGCTTCGTTGAGGGCAGATACGTCTTTCCAAAACTGAGTTCGATCCAGGATGTTAGATACCAGGACGTCTCCCTGCAGGAAATTTTGAAGTACGAGCGCGATTACACGTTGAAGAACGCGTTCGGTCTCGCACTGACCGCAACTTACACGTTGTTCGTGGTTTTCTTCCCCTTCTATCTCTACAAAAAATTCGGTACGGAATTTTCAGTAACGTACGACGCCGAGTACGAGAGGGAGATACCTTACAGCGATCCTCCCGACGTCGTGAACGGTGTTGTGAAACGGTTGTGCTCCCTTCCGGACGAGGACGGTTTGAACGCCCTTCTGCTCAACGCGGTGAAGGAAAAGAGGGCAGAGTTCATAACTTCTCAGAATGGACAAATCGTGGGAGTCAGCTTCGCTACGAACTCTGACGATCCACTGCTGAAGATCTTCGATGGGTTCATCCACGATGGAAAACTGGATTTCGACGCCTTCAAGAAGGCCGTTCAGAGAGAACCGAATGCGAGAAAATTCCTGGCAAGTTACAGAAAGTGGCAGCAATCAGTCTTCAACGAAATAAAGGAAAGAAACCTCATGGACGAAAAGGGAAACAGGATTGCGAAGTCTTTCGCGGCATTCTTCGCTCTCTTCGTTCCGATCCTTGTCCTGATCCTCACGAGCAGACTCGATCCCGCGTTCAGAACGCTCTTTGACTACGTTCGCATGTGCATGTTTCTCTGCATCTCCGCAGGGATAACAGTCCTGTCGATGAAGAAGGATGTCTTTTCACGATGGACGAAGGAAGGCCTCCTCTACTACTTGAGGTGGAAGAATTTTGAGAAGTTCCTGCTCGATTTCTCTGCGCTCTCTTCTTATCCACCCGCGTCGGTGGCCATCTGGGACGAATACATCGTCTACGCTGCGGCGCTTGGGATCGCCAAAGCTGTGGCCGAAAATTTCAAAAAGTTGAATCCTCCAGGTGAATCACGGGTGGCGAGCGCTGTCGTTGTACAACCCGCGATGCTCGATACGATACCAGCAACGATCAGAACCGCAGCGCAAACCGTTTCGAAAGCCTCCTCGTCTTCCTCGGGTGGTTTCAAAGGAGGAGGCGTGGGTTCCGGCGCGGGAGGAAGCAGAATCGGTGCAGGATGA
- a CDS encoding DUF4097 family beta strand repeat-containing protein, whose translation MERKSIFIEKRVNEVRVRLASNNFKITKSRDDSFVLFFEEEMPDVRVENDVLTINAKEYEKSLFGLISFGSGSSEDFELHVPKELRSIQINSISGDVEVSSVEFEHGTLKTVSGEIKINDCKARSVEIKTISGDVELSNADMEKLVITSASGDVNVDRLECKEYDWLINTVSGDTILNVVGLPSLRIILKSAGGDLSSNVGYSRRGNEYVFGDGRMRIVVSTVSGDVLVKVMGKKERVEEIEKRILRLVAEGKLSYEDAKRMLQELS comes from the coding sequence GTGGAGAGGAAATCCATCTTCATAGAGAAACGTGTGAACGAAGTGCGTGTCAGATTGGCCAGCAATAACTTTAAAATCACGAAGAGCCGTGACGATTCTTTCGTACTCTTTTTTGAAGAAGAAATGCCAGACGTTCGCGTTGAAAACGACGTGCTCACGATAAATGCGAAGGAGTACGAAAAGAGCCTGTTCGGTTTGATCAGTTTCGGTTCAGGTTCCTCCGAAGACTTCGAACTGCACGTTCCTAAGGAATTGAGATCAATACAGATCAACTCCATCTCCGGTGATGTGGAGGTTTCGTCCGTCGAATTTGAGCACGGAACTTTGAAGACCGTTTCGGGCGAGATAAAGATCAACGATTGTAAAGCTCGAAGTGTCGAGATCAAAACGATCTCTGGTGATGTTGAACTATCGAACGCTGATATGGAAAAGCTCGTCATCACCAGCGCGAGCGGGGATGTGAACGTCGACAGGCTCGAATGTAAAGAGTACGACTGGTTGATCAACACGGTGAGCGGAGACACCATCCTGAACGTGGTGGGCCTTCCAAGTCTGAGAATCATTTTGAAAAGTGCGGGCGGTGATCTTTCGTCCAACGTGGGCTACAGCAGGCGCGGGAACGAGTACGTTTTCGGAGACGGCAGGATGAGGATCGTGGTTTCGACCGTCTCGGGCGATGTGCTCGTGAAGGTGATGGGCAAAAAAGAAAGAGTGGAAGAGATCGAGAAAAGGATCCTCAGATTGGTTGCGGAAGGGAAACTGAGCTACGAAGATGCGAAACGGATGCTTCAGGAGTTGAGTTGA
- a CDS encoding DUF2089 domain-containing protein produces the protein MARVISRCPVCDNQLIITELTCPSCGTTIRGKFELEEFFRLSPEQLSFLRIFIKARGNLSEVQKELGISYPTARSRLEAIVKTLGYEAEEVQQEKQVNEILESLEKGEISAQEALERIRKLKEGV, from the coding sequence ATGGCGCGGGTGATCTCGAGGTGTCCTGTGTGTGACAACCAGCTCATCATAACCGAACTCACGTGTCCCTCCTGCGGAACAACGATCAGGGGCAAGTTTGAGCTCGAGGAGTTCTTCAGGCTCTCACCCGAGCAACTGAGCTTTCTGAGGATCTTCATAAAGGCTCGAGGGAATCTCAGCGAGGTACAGAAGGAACTCGGTATTTCCTATCCAACCGCCAGATCCAGACTCGAAGCGATCGTCAAGACACTCGGCTACGAAGCCGAAGAGGTGCAGCAGGAGAAGCAGGTGAACGAGATCCTTGAAAGCCTTGAAAAGGGAGAAATATCCGCCCAGGAAGCGCTCGAAAGGATCAGGAAACTCAAGGAAGGTGTGTGA
- the pyrH gene encoding UMP kinase, which translates to MYRRVLIKLSGEVMCGEGARGFDRENIEFLVKQLSQVIEYGVNVGIVIGAGNIFRGEELVDLPHSLADQIGMLGTVINALYLKGALQKVGIKSVVVSQISSLPSIRPIHYDDINLYFDAGYVVIFAGGTSNPFFTTDTAAALRAVEMGAELLIKATKVDGVYDSDPRKNKNARKFERLSYQDAIKLGLKVMDTEAFSICGRYKLPIVVLNFFEEGALLKAVKGEPVGSYISPE; encoded by the coding sequence GTGTACAGGAGGGTGCTCATAAAACTGAGTGGAGAGGTCATGTGCGGTGAAGGTGCCAGGGGTTTCGATAGAGAAAACATCGAATTCCTTGTCAAGCAGCTGTCGCAAGTTATAGAGTACGGCGTGAACGTGGGCATCGTCATAGGTGCGGGCAACATATTCCGAGGCGAAGAGCTCGTGGATCTGCCGCATTCGCTCGCCGATCAGATAGGTATGCTCGGCACGGTGATCAACGCACTGTATCTCAAAGGTGCCCTGCAGAAGGTGGGTATAAAGAGCGTCGTGGTGTCTCAGATCAGCTCTTTACCGTCCATAAGGCCCATTCACTACGACGATATAAACCTTTACTTCGATGCTGGTTACGTGGTCATTTTCGCGGGTGGCACGAGCAACCCGTTCTTCACGACGGACACCGCCGCGGCGTTGAGGGCCGTGGAGATGGGTGCGGAACTTCTGATCAAAGCGACCAAGGTCGATGGAGTGTACGACAGCGACCCGAGGAAGAACAAAAATGCAAGGAAATTTGAGAGGTTATCTTACCAGGATGCGATAAAATTAGGCTTGAAGGTCATGGACACGGAAGCGTTCTCGATCTGCGGCAGGTACAAGCTACCCATAGTCGTGTTGAACTTCTTTGAGGAAGGTGCGCTGTTGAAGGCCGTGAAGGGGGAACCAGTTGGTAGCTATATCTCACCCGAATGA